Proteins encoded in a region of the Raphanus sativus cultivar WK10039 chromosome 8, ASM80110v3, whole genome shotgun sequence genome:
- the LOC108820970 gene encoding uncharacterized protein LOC108820970, giving the protein MQFFGGSEISPSPQVPTASGNNAHMMYVFNRNGVCLLYKEWNRPLHTLNPQQDHKLMFGLLFSLKSLTAKMDPVNADKGNLGVPQLPGQGCSFHSFRTNTYKLSFMETPSGIKIILVTHPKTGDLRESMKYIYGLYVEYVVKNPIYNPGSPIKSELFNTALDQYVRSIS; this is encoded by the exons ATGCAGTTCTTCGGTGGATCCGAGATATCTCCGTCGCCACAGGTACCGACGGCGAGTGGAAACAACGCGCACATGATGTACGTTTTCAACCGCAACGGCGTGTGTCTCCTCTACAAAGAATGGAACAGGCCTCTTCACACGCTCAACCCTCAGCAAGATCACAAGCTCATGTTCGGTCTTCTCTTCTCCCTCAAATCCCTCACCGCCAAGATGGATCCCGTCAA TGCGGATAAGGGGAATCTAGGGGTTCCACAGTTGCCAGGACAAGGATGCTCTTTCCATAGTTTCCGTACGAATACGTACAAGCTAAGCTTCATGGAGACTCCCTCTGGTATTAAG ATTATCTTAGTAACTCATCCAAAGACTGGAGATTTGCGCGAATCCATGAAGTACATTTACGGTTTATACGTTGAATATGTGGTGAAAAATCCTATCTACAACCCAGGATCTCCAATCAA GTCAGAGTTGTTCAACACTGCACTTGACCAATATGTGAGGAgtatctcatag
- the LOC108820386 gene encoding ETHYLENE INSENSITIVE 3-like 1 protein produces the protein MVFSEMGMRSNTGFFFSDDNGNTDDEFDVDKLEKRIWTQEMRLKRLKEHIKNKERDDEQLISKYMFKMMEVCNAQGFVYGIIPEEGRPIISASSNLQEWWKDKVRFDLNGPLAIAKHQELNNMINEDCNAIANGLVRKSLRELQDPTLGWLLSALMPHCDPPQRRFPFEKRVRPPWWPTGEEYWWPRDQGLAPPYKKPHDLKKSWKIGVLTSVIKHLSPGTIREIVTQSKSLRNKMTTKEKDIWFNVIDQEEASRHEKMLNTSNFAINLGFQNMNSRKNYQPSCPNRDCLFESSEPLNMSLFDGRQKHRSLYGSS, from the coding sequence ATGGTGTTCAGCGAGATGGGAATGCGTAGCAACAcaggtttcttcttctctgatgATAATGGCAACACCGATGATGAGTTTGATGTGGATAAGCTTGAGAAAAGGATATGGACGCAGGAAATGCGGTTAAAACGTCTAAAGGAACATATCAAGAATAAAGAAAGAGACGATGAGCAACTGATCTCAAAGTATATGTTTAAGATGATGGAAGTGTGTAACGCCCAAGGTTTTGTCTACGGGATCATTCCCGAGGAAGGGAGACCTATTATAAGTGCTTCTAGTAATCTTCAAGAATGGTGGAAAGATAAGGTCAGGTTTGATCTTAATGGTCCACTTGCTATAGCAAAACACCAagaattaaataatatgattaatgaAGATTGTAACGCTATTGCAAATGGACTAGTTCGAAAATCGCTAAGAGAACTTCAAGATCCGACTCTTGGATGGCTTTTATCAGCATTGATGCCACATTGTGATCCTCCGCAGAGAAGGTTTCCTTTTGAGAAAAGAGTTAGACCACCATGGTGGCCTACAGGGGAAGAGTATTGGTGGCCTAGAGATCAAGGTCTCGCGCCGCCTTATAAGAAGCCTCATGATTTGAAGAAGTCATGGAAGATTGGTGTGTTGACTTCAGTTATTAAGCATTTGTCTCCTGGTACAATACGTGAGATTGTTACTCAATCCAAAAGCTTGCGGAATAAGATGACTACTAAAGAAAAGGACATTTGGTTTAACGTTATTGACCAAGAAGAGGCCTCAAGACATGAGAAAATGTTGAATACTTCAAACTTCGCGATCAATCTCGGATTTCAAAACATGAATTCAAGAAAAAACTACCAACCGAGTTGTCCAAACCGAGATTGTCTGTTTGAATCATCCGAACCGTTGAATATGTCATTGTTCGATGGTAGACAGAAGCATAGAAGCTTGTATGGTTCTTCTTGA